The proteins below are encoded in one region of Sphingopyxis sp. YR583:
- a CDS encoding methyltransferase domain-containing protein, with product MQEQADLHLEIGAPCAEGRAAKTLSLMDQSATRILRSVTAPGTRIRQRPYAASLPAIRIDLTRLSSYSTSMTTISETSRSRPALPLWKAKAFAQWTLSHLPFGETLNHSLQRARGAFNDTNRLQVLVSQAGYLRALNGRFPLAGKSVVEIGPGWQGVGTLLLHLFGAGRIIAYDHQPHLRLIMMQGLAAVASDHVDKIAAASGLTSTSIKDKTDRIAACASLDELFKVMHVDYRAPADAAATGLPDHSVDLVYSYGVLEHIDAASLRAIFVESSRILSPEGRSSHNIGLHDHFQSAGCGNGVNFLRYSQGTWDFWCGNAMLYHNRLRAPDYLTMLASLGAETIWQDRELTDANIAAVKNMPIHPDFQRYSTDDLAASHLYVDFR from the coding sequence TTGCAGGAGCAGGCCGACCTGCACCTTGAGATAGGTGCGCCGTGCGCAGAGGGTCGCGCCGCAAAGACATTGAGCCTTATGGACCAAAGCGCGACCCGCATATTGCGAAGCGTTACCGCTCCTGGCACCCGGATTCGGCAGCGTCCGTATGCCGCGAGCTTGCCTGCAATTCGCATTGATTTGACGCGGCTTAGTTCTTATTCCACGTCGATGACGACGATCTCGGAAACCAGCCGCTCACGACCCGCCCTTCCGCTTTGGAAGGCGAAGGCCTTTGCCCAATGGACGCTCAGCCACCTTCCGTTCGGCGAAACGCTGAACCATTCGCTGCAGCGCGCGCGTGGAGCGTTCAACGATACGAACAGGCTGCAGGTACTTGTCTCACAGGCCGGATATCTGCGCGCCCTCAACGGCCGCTTCCCCCTCGCCGGCAAGAGCGTCGTCGAAATAGGGCCCGGCTGGCAGGGTGTGGGAACCTTGTTGCTGCACCTGTTCGGGGCGGGACGCATCATCGCCTATGATCACCAGCCCCATTTGCGTTTGATAATGATGCAGGGCCTGGCAGCCGTCGCATCTGACCATGTCGACAAGATCGCGGCCGCTTCCGGCCTGACAAGCACATCCATCAAGGACAAGACGGACAGAATCGCCGCCTGCGCGTCGCTGGACGAACTGTTCAAGGTGATGCACGTCGATTATCGCGCTCCGGCCGATGCGGCGGCTACGGGACTTCCGGATCACTCCGTCGATCTCGTCTACAGCTATGGCGTACTCGAACATATCGACGCGGCCAGCCTGCGCGCGATCTTCGTCGAAAGCAGTCGCATCCTCTCTCCCGAGGGGCGTTCCAGCCACAATATCGGCCTGCACGACCACTTCCAAAGCGCCGGCTGCGGAAACGGCGTGAACTTCCTTCGCTACTCGCAAGGGACGTGGGATTTCTGGTGCGGAAACGCGATGCTGTATCACAACCGCTTGCGCGCGCCCGACTATCTGACGATGCTCGCCTCGCTCGGCGCCGAAACGATTTGGCAGGACCGCGAGTTGACCGACGCGAATATTGCTGCGGTGAAAAATATGCCCATACACCCCGACTTTCAGCGCTACAGCACCGACGATCTGGCCGCGTCGCACCTTTACGTCGACTTCCGCTAA
- the rlmB gene encoding 23S rRNA (guanosine(2251)-2'-O)-methyltransferase RlmB has product MRQFSRHRRPSGQNQRGQAIRFWGRHAVLAALANPERTVKRIWGTREALGQLDLPPVIPISYADVTDLARLVARDAPHQGLVIEVDPLEDVYLGDLLQEESDTDSKRPLIILDQVTDPHNIGAVLRSAAAFDAAAIITQDRHSPPESGVIARSASGALEIVPWVRVVNLSRALEEIAEAQYWRIGLMGDTETTLGETLDGSKVALVLGSEGDGMRHNVMEHCDVLAKLPISPRMESLNISNAAAIALYAVATAQG; this is encoded by the coding sequence ATGAGACAATTTTCCCGTCACCGTCGCCCTTCCGGCCAAAACCAGCGCGGACAAGCCATTCGTTTCTGGGGTCGTCACGCCGTTTTGGCCGCGCTTGCCAACCCCGAACGCACGGTCAAGCGCATCTGGGGCACCCGCGAAGCGCTCGGCCAGCTCGACCTGCCGCCGGTGATTCCGATCAGCTACGCCGACGTCACCGACCTTGCGCGACTCGTCGCGCGCGATGCGCCGCATCAGGGACTGGTGATCGAGGTCGACCCGCTCGAGGACGTCTATCTCGGCGACCTGTTGCAGGAAGAAAGCGATACCGACAGCAAACGCCCGCTGATCATCCTCGACCAGGTAACCGATCCGCACAATATTGGCGCTGTGCTCCGCTCGGCCGCGGCGTTCGACGCCGCCGCGATCATCACGCAGGACCGGCACAGCCCGCCCGAAAGCGGCGTCATCGCACGCTCGGCGTCGGGCGCGCTGGAAATCGTGCCTTGGGTCCGCGTCGTCAATCTGTCGCGCGCGCTCGAGGAAATCGCCGAGGCGCAATATTGGCGCATCGGCTTGATGGGCGACACCGAAACGACGCTGGGCGAGACACTCGACGGTAGCAAGGTTGCGCTGGTGCTGGGGTCCGAAGGCGACGGCATGCGCCACAATGTCATGGAACATTGCGACGTGCTGGCCAAACTCCCCATCTCGCCGCGGATGGAGAGCCTCAACATCTCGAACGCCGCGGCGATCGCACTCTACGCGGTCGCGACGGCGCAAGGCTGA
- a CDS encoding 2Fe-2S iron-sulfur cluster-binding protein: MAKLIVVTRDGTEHEIEGDTSLTVMENIRDAGFDELLALCGGCCSCATCHVHVEAGATDQLPAMSEDENDLLDSTTDRDEGSRLSCQIPFSDALDGLRVRIAAED, from the coding sequence ATGGCCAAGCTGATTGTCGTGACGCGTGACGGAACCGAGCATGAAATCGAGGGCGATACCAGCCTGACGGTCATGGAAAATATCCGCGACGCGGGCTTTGACGAACTGCTCGCGCTGTGCGGCGGCTGTTGTTCGTGCGCGACGTGCCATGTCCATGTGGAGGCGGGCGCGACCGACCAGCTTCCCGCGATGAGCGAGGATGAGAACGACCTGCTCGATTCGACCACCGACCGCGACGAAGGCTCGCGCCTGTCGTGCCAGATCCCGTTCAGCGATGCGCTCGACGGCCTCCGCGTGCGGATCGCCGCGGAAGATTGA
- a CDS encoding DNA-3-methyladenine glycosylase family protein: MGLRQQQLNAGIDALAARDSNFARALGNAGYPEPRIRAPGYTTLLRTIVGQQVSVAAANSIWNKLEAQFGEGCPAETVAVADFDTLRACGLSGQKQGYAKSLAQLILDGELQFDALPADDEEAIALLTRVKGIGRWSAEIYLLFAEGRPDIWPAGDLAVQEAVGRILQLGARPGEKQARELAEPWRPHRGAAAIFSWHCYNMDVI, encoded by the coding sequence ATGGGCCTCCGCCAGCAGCAGTTGAACGCGGGAATCGACGCGCTTGCGGCACGCGATTCCAACTTCGCGCGGGCGCTCGGCAACGCCGGCTATCCCGAACCGCGTATCCGCGCGCCCGGCTATACCACATTGCTCCGCACCATCGTCGGCCAGCAGGTCAGCGTCGCCGCCGCCAACTCGATCTGGAACAAGCTGGAGGCGCAGTTTGGCGAGGGTTGCCCTGCCGAGACGGTCGCCGTCGCCGATTTCGACACGCTGCGCGCGTGCGGCCTGTCGGGCCAGAAGCAGGGCTATGCCAAAAGCCTTGCGCAGCTGATCCTCGACGGCGAGCTCCAATTCGACGCCCTCCCCGCCGACGATGAGGAAGCGATCGCGCTGCTCACCCGCGTCAAGGGCATCGGTCGCTGGTCCGCCGAAATCTACCTGCTCTTTGCCGAGGGTCGCCCCGACATCTGGCCCGCGGGCGACCTGGCCGTGCAGGAAGCCGTCGGCCGTATCTTGCAGTTGGGCGCCCGCCCCGGCGAGAAGCAGGCACGCGAACTCGCCGAACCCTGGCGCCCGCACCGCGGCGCCGCCGCGATCTTCAGCTGGCATTGCTACAATATGGACGTGATCTGA
- a CDS encoding ketosteroid isomerase-related protein: MNTRDVVTAYYAAFNAGDTDAMLALVADDMRHDVNQGEPRHGKPLFAEFNAHMTRCYREQLTDMVIFAEGNRAAAEFIVNGTYLATDEGLPEANGQTYRLPGGAFLSVNDAGLIDRVTTYYNLQDWLQQVGA; the protein is encoded by the coding sequence ATGAATACCCGCGACGTCGTCACCGCTTATTATGCCGCCTTCAACGCGGGCGACACCGACGCGATGCTCGCGCTCGTCGCCGACGATATGCGTCATGACGTCAACCAGGGCGAACCGCGCCACGGCAAGCCGCTGTTTGCCGAATTTAACGCGCATATGACGCGCTGTTACCGCGAGCAGCTCACCGACATGGTGATCTTCGCCGAGGGAAATCGCGCCGCCGCCGAGTTCATCGTCAACGGCACCTATCTCGCCACGGACGAGGGCCTGCCCGAAGCCAATGGTCAGACCTATCGCCTCCCCGGCGGCGCCTTTCTGTCGGTGAACGACGCGGGTCTGATCGACCGCGTCACCACCTATTATAATCTCCAGGATTGGCTGCAGCAGGTCGGCGCATGA
- a CDS encoding GNAT family N-acetyltransferase — MTVRVAPVTGAGLAAVISDLARLRTVVFRDFPYLYDGDAAYESDYLASFAQAEGAVIVVARDGEEIVGAATAAPLAAQDMAWQQPLAAAGFDIARTFYFGESVLLASHRGQGVGHAFFDHREAQARAQGASHAAFCSVIREADHPSRPVGYRPLDTFWRARGYAPLAGVTASFDWKCVGEDAERSHILQYWTRKL, encoded by the coding sequence ATGACCGTCCGCGTCGCGCCGGTCACGGGCGCCGGGCTGGCCGCGGTCATTTCCGACCTCGCACGCCTGCGCACTGTCGTGTTCCGCGACTTTCCCTATCTCTACGACGGCGACGCCGCCTATGAGTCCGACTATCTCGCCAGCTTCGCGCAGGCAGAGGGCGCCGTGATCGTCGTCGCGCGCGATGGCGAGGAGATTGTCGGCGCCGCCACCGCCGCCCCGCTCGCCGCGCAGGACATGGCATGGCAGCAACCGCTCGCCGCCGCGGGCTTCGACATTGCGCGGACATTCTATTTCGGCGAATCGGTGCTGCTCGCCAGCCATCGCGGCCAGGGCGTCGGCCATGCCTTCTTCGACCATCGCGAAGCACAGGCGCGCGCGCAGGGCGCCTCGCATGCCGCCTTCTGCAGCGTGATTCGCGAGGCCGATCACCCCTCCCGCCCCGTCGGCTACCGCCCGCTCGACACCTTCTGGCGCGCGCGCGGCTATGCCCCGCTTGCCGGCGTGACCGCGTCCTTCGACTGGAAATGCGTTGGCGAGGACGCCGAACGCAGCCACATTCTTCAATATTGGACCCGCAAATTATGA